The following are encoded in a window of Roseimaritima ulvae genomic DNA:
- a CDS encoding C25 family cysteine peptidase, whose amino-acid sequence MDIQIPNRLGWFAGLLIVVFSVHRAAAVEPAAAADAVVVCPTEFRDALTPLLARRAADGLSLRVVDSAASAAEVQQRIGQAADPEKTRFIVLVGDCAIGRSDGDSNPQYEVPTLHRAAGVTAAWGTTPQLPGDTFYGDLDADGIPEAVVGRIPVDSAEQLSAYIRRIAAYEDSTDFGAWRQRVLLTAGVGGFGFLADAAIESVTRSMITGSLPASTRTHVTYASPSSPFNPGLDRFHEAVLQQYARGARFWVYAGHGRVTELDRVPQTASGRAVLTVHDVDRLQLNGAPPPIALMLACYTGAFDANQDCLAEQMLLADEGPIAVLAGSRITLPYGNAAVATGLIRGVYEQRSERLGDAWLASLRELATLSKNDPELNKRRAVIDTLAGLISPTAADLPAERREHMQLYNLLGDPMLRLQHPETVSLDVEGKAAQGQTLVVRGQTPLAGTLSIALHRAIGSVPTGTAADERYRLANETEITRLEIDVDAAGPFQARLAIPEQAAGTLHLVAHIKNADRYAVGDARILVYAR is encoded by the coding sequence ATGGATATTCAAATACCTAACCGGCTGGGCTGGTTTGCCGGTCTGCTGATAGTGGTCTTTTCGGTGCATCGGGCTGCCGCGGTGGAACCCGCCGCGGCCGCGGATGCGGTGGTGGTTTGCCCCACGGAATTCCGCGATGCGCTGACTCCGCTGTTGGCACGGCGAGCCGCTGACGGACTTTCCCTCCGCGTGGTCGACAGCGCGGCTTCGGCGGCGGAAGTGCAGCAGCGGATCGGGCAAGCTGCGGATCCGGAAAAAACACGCTTTATCGTGCTGGTCGGCGACTGCGCGATCGGCCGCTCCGACGGCGACAGCAATCCGCAGTATGAAGTTCCTACCTTGCATCGCGCGGCCGGCGTCACGGCGGCCTGGGGAACCACGCCGCAGTTACCCGGCGATACGTTTTACGGCGACCTGGATGCGGACGGGATTCCCGAAGCCGTGGTGGGTAGAATTCCCGTCGATTCGGCGGAACAACTCTCCGCTTACATCCGACGGATTGCGGCCTACGAGGATTCCACCGACTTCGGGGCCTGGCGGCAACGGGTGCTGCTGACCGCCGGCGTGGGGGGCTTTGGCTTTCTAGCCGATGCGGCGATCGAATCGGTCACGCGCAGCATGATCACCGGTTCGCTACCCGCCTCGACTCGCACCCACGTGACCTATGCCAGTCCCAGTAGCCCCTTCAATCCGGGCCTGGACCGGTTTCACGAAGCGGTGCTGCAGCAGTACGCCCGGGGAGCTCGGTTTTGGGTGTATGCCGGACACGGCCGGGTTACCGAGCTGGACCGCGTGCCGCAGACCGCCTCGGGGCGAGCCGTGTTGACGGTTCATGATGTGGATCGCCTGCAACTCAACGGCGCCCCGCCGCCGATCGCGCTGATGCTGGCCTGCTACACCGGCGCCTTCGATGCCAACCAGGACTGTCTGGCCGAGCAGATGTTACTGGCCGACGAAGGCCCGATCGCGGTCTTGGCCGGTTCTCGCATCACACTGCCCTATGGCAATGCCGCGGTCGCGACGGGGCTGATCCGTGGCGTTTACGAACAACGAAGCGAACGCTTGGGCGACGCCTGGCTGGCCTCGCTGCGTGAACTAGCCACGCTGTCGAAAAACGATCCGGAGCTGAACAAACGCCGCGCGGTGATTGATACGCTGGCGGGCTTGATCAGTCCCACCGCCGCGGACTTGCCCGCCGAACGACGCGAACACATGCAGCTGTACAACCTGTTGGGCGATCCGATGCTGCGGTTGCAACACCCTGAAACGGTTAGCTTGGATGTGGAAGGCAAAGCGGCTCAGGGGCAAACGTTGGTCGTCCGCGGACAAACGCCGCTGGCCGGTACTCTCTCGATCGCCTTACATCGCGCAATCGGCAGCGTGCCTACGGGGACGGCCGCTGATGAACGTTATCGGCTGGCCAATGAGACCGAAATCACGCGTCTGGAAATCGATGTCGATGCGGCCGGCCCGTTCCAAGCCCGATTGGCAATTCCCGAGCAGGCCGCCGGCACGCTGCACTTGGTCGCTCATATAAAAAACGCCGACCGCTATGCGGTCGGCGATGCTAGGATTCTTGTTTACGCTCGTTGA
- a CDS encoding VWA domain-containing protein, with protein MDSWYGFEWEWLRPQYLWLLAVALPILVLFHFRSLSDFPLWQRWLSLLVRSLVVTCLVLALTGLMLLTRTQRQMVVYAIDHSQSIDRAAREAADAYVRSAAEAAADDSLTLRYLAFDSQANAAVSDAAAVVEPAAVASDAASPQGTDLAAAIDAAVAAIPPSYVPRVVLLSDGNATVGNAVAAAAAAGVPIDTVPLPVRSEPEIQLAAVETPAQVRQGEPFFVEVVVNTNVAASGFVDLYRNDVRIDDGGQNKVELQQGENRFRFRQSILDERQVTFAARLRQFGDRDTLLDNNEAAALVYSAGRPRALLIDPDVEQADALRWALDEQQIDIEVRPPEGLPRDLAELQGYECLLLSNVPATAMTLQQMDLLRTYVQDLGGGLIMLGGDQSFGLGGYYKTQLEEILPVRSNFEKEREQPGFAMILVIDRSGSMGGEKIELAKDAARAAVELMGPRDSIGVIAFDNETYWVSQLRPGTDRGYLIDQIATIDAGGGTNMYPAMEQAYQALAGSEAKRKHCILLSDGISSPGAFAQLAGEMSSQQMTVSTVAMGDGADAQLLQDIARLGDGRHYMCTDPQSVPQVFAKETVEASKEALQEEPFLPMLARPTQVLAGIDIELSPLLLGYVVTAPKPTSELILTTENGDPLLAWWRYGLGMTVAFTSDAKSRWAAEWLAWPEFGVFWAQVIRHAMRKNDSQGMFVQLQTVGGRTRVTLDAAEPQGAFLDSADAQLTVIDPHLDSQQHPLRQTAPGRYETWFASGDRGVYQLDLAAQAPGHSPLRQSRGFVVSYPEELRLQPVGTETLQDIARVSGGMYQPTPQQSLRSDERQTNRPVTLWPWLLMAAIVLFVGDVGLRRVALGG; from the coding sequence ATGGATTCATGGTACGGCTTCGAATGGGAATGGTTGCGACCGCAGTACCTGTGGTTGTTAGCTGTGGCATTACCGATCCTGGTGCTGTTTCATTTCCGTAGCCTGAGCGATTTTCCGCTCTGGCAGCGGTGGCTCAGCCTGCTGGTTCGCTCGCTGGTGGTGACCTGTTTGGTGTTAGCGCTGACCGGTCTGATGCTGCTGACTCGAACTCAGCGGCAAATGGTTGTATATGCGATCGACCATAGTCAAAGCATCGACAGGGCCGCTCGCGAGGCCGCCGATGCATACGTTCGCTCGGCCGCCGAAGCCGCAGCGGATGATTCGCTAACGCTGCGATACCTGGCTTTCGATTCTCAGGCCAACGCCGCGGTGTCCGACGCTGCCGCGGTTGTCGAACCTGCCGCGGTTGCCAGCGACGCTGCAAGCCCACAGGGCACGGATTTGGCGGCGGCGATCGACGCCGCGGTGGCCGCCATCCCGCCTTCATACGTGCCGCGGGTGGTGTTGTTGAGCGATGGAAACGCAACCGTGGGTAACGCCGTGGCGGCCGCGGCCGCAGCGGGCGTACCGATCGACACGGTGCCCTTGCCTGTCCGCAGTGAACCGGAGATCCAGTTGGCGGCGGTCGAAACGCCGGCTCAGGTGCGACAGGGCGAACCGTTTTTTGTGGAAGTGGTCGTCAATACGAATGTCGCAGCCAGCGGGTTTGTCGATTTGTATCGCAACGACGTGCGGATCGACGATGGCGGGCAGAACAAGGTGGAGCTGCAGCAAGGTGAAAATCGCTTTCGTTTTCGACAATCCATCTTGGACGAACGGCAGGTTACGTTCGCGGCCCGGCTGCGGCAGTTTGGGGATCGTGACACGTTGCTGGACAATAACGAAGCGGCCGCGTTGGTGTATTCCGCCGGACGGCCGCGGGCGTTGCTGATCGATCCCGATGTCGAACAAGCCGACGCCTTGCGGTGGGCGCTCGACGAACAGCAGATCGATATTGAAGTCCGCCCACCGGAAGGCCTGCCGCGTGATCTGGCGGAACTACAGGGCTACGAATGTCTGCTGCTTTCGAACGTTCCCGCCACCGCGATGACGCTGCAGCAGATGGATCTATTGCGGACTTATGTTCAAGACCTGGGCGGTGGGTTGATCATGTTGGGCGGTGACCAGTCCTTCGGTTTGGGCGGTTATTACAAGACGCAACTGGAAGAGATTCTGCCGGTCCGCAGCAATTTTGAAAAGGAACGCGAGCAGCCGGGATTTGCCATGATCCTGGTGATCGACCGCAGCGGTTCGATGGGAGGGGAAAAAATCGAACTGGCTAAAGACGCCGCCCGCGCGGCCGTGGAGCTGATGGGGCCCCGCGATTCCATTGGCGTGATCGCATTTGATAATGAAACCTATTGGGTCAGCCAACTGCGGCCGGGCACCGACCGCGGCTACCTGATCGACCAGATCGCCACCATCGACGCCGGAGGCGGAACCAATATGTACCCGGCGATGGAGCAGGCTTATCAAGCGCTGGCCGGTTCGGAGGCGAAGCGTAAACACTGCATTCTGCTGAGCGACGGGATCTCTTCGCCCGGCGCGTTCGCCCAACTAGCCGGCGAGATGTCCAGCCAACAGATGACAGTCAGCACCGTGGCGATGGGCGATGGCGCGGACGCGCAACTGCTGCAGGACATCGCACGGCTGGGCGACGGTCGCCACTACATGTGCACCGATCCCCAGTCGGTGCCTCAGGTGTTTGCCAAAGAAACCGTGGAAGCCAGCAAAGAAGCGTTGCAGGAAGAACCGTTTTTGCCGATGTTGGCTCGCCCCACTCAGGTGCTCGCGGGCATCGACATCGAACTCAGCCCGCTGCTGTTGGGCTACGTCGTCACGGCGCCGAAACCCACCAGTGAACTGATCCTGACGACTGAAAACGGCGACCCCTTATTGGCTTGGTGGCGATACGGACTGGGCATGACGGTGGCCTTCACCAGCGATGCGAAAAGCCGCTGGGCCGCGGAGTGGTTAGCGTGGCCCGAATTCGGCGTGTTCTGGGCTCAGGTGATTCGGCATGCGATGCGAAAGAACGACAGCCAAGGCATGTTCGTCCAACTGCAAACCGTTGGTGGCAGGACACGCGTGACCCTCGACGCCGCCGAGCCTCAAGGCGCGTTTCTCGATTCCGCGGACGCTCAACTGACCGTCATCGATCCCCATCTCGACTCCCAGCAGCATCCTCTGCGGCAGACCGCACCGGGGCGGTACGAGACCTGGTTTGCCAGTGGCGATCGCGGCGTCTATCAGCTCGATCTGGCGGCGCAGGCACCGGGCCATTCCCCGCTGCGGCAGTCCCGAGGATTCGTGGTCAGCTATCCGGAGGAATTGCGGCTGCAGCCGGTGGGCACGGAAACGCTGCAAGACATCGCCCGGGTCAGCGGCGGTATGTATCAGCCCACGCCGCAACAATCGCTCCGCAGCGACGAGCGACAAACCAACCGGCCCGTGACCCTGTGGCCCTGGTTGTTGATGGCCGCCATCGTGTTGTTCGTCGGTGATGTGGGGCTGCGGAGAGTGGCGCTGGGGGGGTAG
- a CDS encoding vWA domain-containing protein, producing MFQFNSPDRWIWVLAALPIVAFFLLRTRLRHRRVATLLFWEQVFHQKRSRALGTRLRHVGSLLLQLAFLGLVVLALLDPLGPGQGKLSRRIVLVVDTSASMQARDADGLRWEAALEAAEAEVKEMRAGDQMALIAAGSPAQVVVGMTEFGPSIRQALQTLQPSDAPAQIDQALDKARQLASEASSREIVLVSDGCFAESTHQRLTAASHVRLQRVGQSAANIGITGFQTRRSQVDPIGYAVWIEVVNHSDDPQERECRLTLELDEQLVDVLPLRLKPGQPWRKTFTDADVRGGVLTARLDVVGDPADTGIASDTHPADALALDNRAVVILPPRPALPVNLVTESENLFLAGGLSAIPRVQLTASPQPIKPRPRGGITVFHRLVPEELPDGPLLFIDPQQDAPFWRLGRPIAEPVVAQQQISSPLLAHVQLTNVSLPGARRLQMRADSTTLLSTADGSVMMSALLDADDPGGTRRVVVLSTQLDDGDLPLRVAFPVMLTNVITWLSNASPQLQPALSTGQQTMAGGAFDAALGPLQHVGIKTLEPSSADGDESRRVAVNLANAQESDLRQHVEPAAAAPPVRRITARSVWFTLCLLALGFIVSEWVLYQRRMVG from the coding sequence ATGTTCCAATTTAACTCGCCGGATCGCTGGATATGGGTGCTAGCAGCCCTGCCCATCGTGGCGTTCTTCCTCCTGCGAACCCGACTTCGCCACCGCCGCGTCGCCACATTGTTGTTTTGGGAACAGGTATTCCATCAAAAACGCTCCCGCGCCCTGGGCACACGGCTACGGCACGTGGGCAGTCTGTTGTTGCAACTCGCCTTCCTGGGCTTGGTGGTGCTGGCGCTGCTGGACCCCTTGGGGCCCGGGCAGGGCAAGCTCAGCCGGCGTATCGTGTTGGTGGTCGATACCTCGGCCAGTATGCAGGCCCGCGACGCCGACGGTCTCCGCTGGGAAGCCGCTCTGGAAGCCGCCGAGGCGGAGGTCAAGGAAATGCGAGCGGGCGATCAGATGGCGTTGATCGCCGCCGGCAGTCCCGCCCAGGTCGTGGTGGGCATGACCGAGTTTGGGCCCTCGATCCGCCAGGCCCTGCAAACCTTGCAACCCAGCGACGCGCCGGCTCAAATCGATCAAGCCCTCGACAAAGCGCGGCAGCTGGCCAGCGAGGCGTCGAGCCGCGAGATTGTGCTGGTCAGCGACGGCTGCTTCGCCGAATCGACTCACCAACGGCTCACCGCCGCCAGCCACGTGCGACTGCAACGCGTCGGTCAGTCGGCGGCCAATATCGGCATCACCGGTTTCCAAACGCGTCGTTCGCAGGTCGACCCCATCGGCTATGCGGTCTGGATCGAAGTCGTCAATCATTCTGACGATCCGCAGGAACGGGAATGCCGCCTGACGCTGGAGCTGGATGAGCAACTGGTCGACGTCCTGCCGCTGCGGCTGAAACCGGGACAGCCTTGGCGTAAAACTTTTACCGACGCCGATGTCCGGGGCGGAGTGTTGACCGCCCGTTTGGACGTCGTGGGGGATCCGGCGGACACAGGAATTGCGTCCGATACGCATCCCGCCGACGCCTTGGCGCTCGACAACCGCGCCGTGGTGATCCTGCCGCCCCGCCCTGCCCTGCCGGTCAATCTAGTTACTGAATCGGAGAACTTGTTTTTGGCGGGTGGCTTGTCGGCGATCCCACGAGTTCAGCTGACCGCTTCGCCGCAACCGATCAAGCCTCGACCGCGCGGCGGGATCACGGTGTTCCATCGCCTCGTGCCGGAGGAACTGCCCGACGGACCGCTGTTGTTTATCGACCCCCAACAGGACGCTCCGTTCTGGAGACTGGGACGTCCCATCGCCGAACCAGTCGTCGCCCAACAGCAGATCTCGTCGCCGCTGCTGGCACACGTTCAGTTGACCAATGTGAGCCTGCCCGGAGCTCGCCGGTTGCAGATGCGGGCCGACAGCACGACGCTGCTGAGCACGGCCGACGGGAGCGTGATGATGTCTGCTCTGTTGGATGCGGACGATCCCGGCGGCACCCGGCGCGTGGTCGTGTTGTCCACGCAACTGGACGACGGCGATCTGCCGCTGCGAGTGGCGTTTCCGGTGATGCTGACCAACGTCATCACCTGGTTGTCCAACGCATCGCCGCAGCTGCAACCGGCCCTCTCGACCGGCCAGCAGACTATGGCGGGCGGCGCCTTCGACGCCGCGCTGGGGCCCCTGCAACACGTCGGCATTAAAACGCTCGAGCCTTCCTCGGCGGACGGCGATGAAAGCCGACGGGTAGCCGTCAATCTGGCCAACGCCCAGGAAAGCGATTTGCGTCAACATGTTGAGCCGGCTGCTGCGGCCCCGCCCGTCCGGCGGATCACCGCCCGTTCGGTTTGGTTTACGTTGTGCCTGTTGGCGCTGGGATTCATTGTGAGTGAATGGGTGCTGTACCAACGCAGGATGGTGGGTTAG
- a CDS encoding N-formylglutamate amidohydrolase — MSLLITCENGGNKLPPFVIDAFRSAAAIRDLASPLGFDPGAKAAALDLAERTKAPMVSCPYSRLAIDVNRSPHHRHLFSPHTKKLSPEIREALVRHVYEPYRRQVHAAIDKLLQSHAYVIHIAVRSFPLQGKTGPRRTDVGLIYDPCREDEREFCLDWYEELYYEAPWIRVRRNYPVRGRHDSLVKSLRDTYSPHEYLGIEIHLNQAWAERRTRIRKQSFSRIGDTLATILELPPLATIGAA; from the coding sequence ATGTCGCTGTTGATCACCTGCGAAAACGGTGGGAATAAACTTCCCCCCTTCGTCATCGACGCTTTCCGAAGCGCCGCAGCGATCCGCGATTTAGCTTCCCCCTTGGGGTTCGACCCGGGCGCCAAAGCCGCGGCGTTGGATTTGGCCGAGCGCACCAAGGCTCCGATGGTGTCCTGCCCCTATTCCCGCCTGGCCATCGACGTCAACCGTTCGCCTCACCATCGCCATCTATTTTCGCCGCACACCAAAAAACTTTCCCCTGAGATCCGCGAAGCCTTGGTCCGCCATGTTTACGAACCGTACCGCCGGCAGGTGCATGCGGCCATCGACAAACTGCTGCAGTCACACGCTTACGTGATTCACATCGCCGTGCGAAGCTTTCCGCTGCAGGGCAAGACCGGGCCGCGGCGGACCGATGTCGGGCTGATTTACGATCCCTGCCGCGAAGACGAGCGGGAATTTTGCCTGGATTGGTACGAAGAGCTGTACTACGAAGCGCCGTGGATTCGCGTCCGCCGCAACTATCCGGTACGCGGCCGACACGACAGTCTGGTGAAATCGCTGCGTGACACTTATTCGCCCCACGAATACCTGGGCATCGAAATCCATCTCAACCAAGCCTGGGCGGAACGCCGAACGCGGATCCGCAAACAATCTTTTTCCAGGATCGGCGACACCTTGGCAACCATTCTAGAATTGCCACCGCTAGCCACCATCGGAGCGGCTTAA
- a CDS encoding threonine aldolase family protein, which produces MIDLRSDTLTKPTPAMRQAMAEAVVGDDVVDVDPTVEQLQEATAELLGKEAALFMPSGSMANQIAVRVHCDRGSEFLCEADCHIYQYEQAAFAQLSGLVAQTVQGTGGVLQPSQLQGLVRPHNDHMVRTRLVTLENTHNRGGGTIQPLDNVREICRWAADNDLRRHLDGARLWNAVAATGIEAEQWASHFDSVSVCFSKGLGAPVGSALAGTKSFIAEARRARKLFGGGMRQAGIIAAGALYALQHHRQRLVEDHRHAQILQAAVQDSPGLTLGPAAVQTNIVVFFVDPQWGTAAEFVGQLEAAGVRSFAIGAQSVRMVTHLDVTQADVQQAAEVLREVAAASPACDG; this is translated from the coding sequence ATGATCGACTTACGCAGCGACACCCTCACCAAGCCCACCCCCGCCATGCGCCAGGCAATGGCCGAGGCCGTCGTGGGGGACGACGTCGTAGACGTGGACCCCACCGTCGAGCAATTGCAGGAAGCCACGGCCGAACTTCTCGGTAAGGAGGCGGCGCTGTTTATGCCCAGCGGTTCGATGGCCAATCAGATCGCCGTCCGCGTGCACTGCGATCGCGGCAGTGAGTTTCTCTGCGAAGCCGACTGCCATATCTATCAGTACGAACAAGCCGCCTTCGCTCAACTGTCCGGCCTAGTCGCTCAGACCGTTCAGGGCACCGGCGGTGTGCTGCAGCCCTCACAGCTGCAGGGCCTGGTTCGGCCGCACAATGACCACATGGTACGGACGCGCTTGGTGACGCTGGAAAATACGCACAACCGCGGCGGCGGCACCATTCAGCCATTGGATAACGTGCGGGAAATTTGTCGCTGGGCCGCCGACAACGATCTGCGTCGACATCTGGACGGAGCTCGACTGTGGAACGCCGTCGCCGCCACGGGCATCGAAGCCGAACAATGGGCTTCGCACTTCGATTCGGTCAGCGTCTGCTTCAGCAAAGGTCTGGGCGCCCCGGTCGGTTCAGCGCTGGCGGGCACCAAGTCCTTTATTGCCGAAGCTCGGCGGGCGCGAAAACTATTTGGCGGTGGGATGCGGCAAGCGGGCATCATCGCGGCCGGCGCCCTGTATGCCCTGCAACATCATCGCCAGCGATTGGTCGAAGATCACCGGCACGCCCAAATCCTGCAAGCCGCCGTGCAGGACAGCCCGGGCCTAACGCTGGGGCCGGCCGCAGTGCAAACCAATATCGTGGTGTTTTTCGTCGACCCGCAGTGGGGAACTGCGGCGGAGTTTGTCGGCCAATTGGAAGCGGCAGGCGTGCGGAGTTTTGCCATCGGAGCTCAAAGCGTGCGGATGGTGACGCATTTGGACGTCACTCAAGCCGACGTCCAGCAAGCGGCCGAGGTGCTGCGAGAGGTCGCAGCGGCGAGTCCGGCTTGCGATGGCTGA
- a CDS encoding glycosyltransferase family protein, with translation MIRPSWPWLLLLGSAVAVLSAIIRIAECGESLWVDELHSAWAIAGRWDQVAARAAAGNQTPWYFWLLRVWTNTLGSSELMLRMPSVLALAATSGVLVVAAARASGRWMIGVLAGGLLAIDLNAIYFGSEARSYGLVILSATIAVWAAVELADPHSAGRNRWRWTLWLACLFGLLMHPTAGLVLAVVVAAGWIWSRLADAATAWKAIVLVGSAAAAVGAFAVNAFVVSRVWQQRDHWNTFGVPQSAWDLWTMWPWTIVAIPIGVWAIAVLAARCFGEQPQNRQRLQVWPFLLSVVLAGTLACWLLASYAGVPMWHRRYIVGLMPLVAWATADAWAAAIDRLPRRLRFRGAGVVWGALAMVVALMGLLYDQQTATLWRDNRVTLRAEDWRGAAAWLNQRRAPGEPVYVGAELIESNQLAELDPADPQYESIRQYLLFPVSGPYAIEGAEPLGLAAQSMRHDLRKMLTDAPENHSPEDRSPDVRWMIYRIAEPQLNQLYLHANQPTLAAPAIRFTEGMTQGFGALTVVRLETRRD, from the coding sequence GTGATTCGACCTTCCTGGCCGTGGCTGTTGCTGTTGGGCTCCGCTGTGGCCGTCTTAAGCGCTATCATCCGTATCGCCGAATGCGGAGAAAGCCTGTGGGTCGACGAGCTGCACTCGGCCTGGGCGATCGCGGGCCGCTGGGACCAGGTCGCCGCACGCGCGGCCGCCGGCAACCAAACACCGTGGTACTTTTGGCTGCTGCGAGTGTGGACCAATACGTTAGGTAGCAGCGAGTTGATGTTGCGAATGCCCTCGGTGTTGGCCCTTGCGGCCACCAGCGGAGTGCTGGTCGTAGCGGCCGCCCGCGCGTCGGGTCGATGGATGATCGGGGTGCTCGCCGGAGGTCTGCTGGCGATCGATCTGAACGCCATCTATTTCGGCAGCGAAGCCCGCTCTTATGGCTTGGTGATCCTGTCCGCCACCATCGCTGTGTGGGCCGCGGTAGAACTGGCCGATCCGCACAGCGCCGGCCGCAACCGTTGGCGGTGGACGCTGTGGTTGGCCTGCTTATTCGGCTTGTTAATGCATCCCACGGCGGGGCTAGTGTTGGCCGTCGTTGTCGCCGCGGGCTGGATCTGGTCGCGGCTCGCCGACGCAGCTACCGCGTGGAAAGCCATCGTCTTGGTTGGCAGTGCGGCCGCGGCGGTGGGAGCTTTTGCCGTCAACGCGTTCGTCGTTAGCCGGGTCTGGCAACAGCGGGATCACTGGAACACTTTCGGCGTGCCGCAGTCCGCCTGGGACCTATGGACGATGTGGCCCTGGACAATCGTCGCGATACCGATTGGCGTGTGGGCCATCGCAGTCTTGGCCGCTCGCTGCTTTGGCGAACAACCGCAGAACCGGCAGCGTTTGCAGGTCTGGCCGTTCCTGTTGTCGGTGGTGCTGGCGGGCACGTTGGCCTGTTGGCTGTTGGCGTCGTATGCAGGGGTGCCGATGTGGCATCGTCGCTACATCGTAGGCTTGATGCCGCTGGTCGCCTGGGCCACTGCCGATGCCTGGGCCGCCGCGATCGATCGCCTGCCGCGTCGCTTGCGATTTCGCGGCGCAGGCGTGGTTTGGGGTGCACTCGCAATGGTCGTCGCGCTGATGGGATTGTTGTATGACCAACAAACCGCCACGCTGTGGCGCGACAATCGCGTGACGCTGCGCGCCGAAGACTGGCGCGGCGCCGCAGCTTGGCTGAACCAGCGGCGGGCCCCGGGCGAACCGGTGTACGTGGGCGCCGAATTGATCGAATCAAACCAGTTGGCCGAGCTTGATCCCGCGGACCCGCAGTACGAATCGATTCGGCAGTACCTGTTGTTTCCCGTTTCCGGTCCCTATGCGATCGAGGGAGCGGAACCACTGGGGCTGGCCGCACAGAGCATGCGACACGACCTGCGGAAGATGCTAACCGATGCACCGGAGAATCATTCGCCAGAAGATCGTTCGCCGGACGTGCGTTGGATGATTTATCGGATCGCCGAGCCGCAGCTGAATCAGCTGTATCTGCACGCCAACCAGCCCACTCTGGCCGCCCCCGCGATCCGGTTTACCGAGGGCATGACGCAAGGGTTCGGAGCGTTAACCGTGGTGCGGCTGGAAACGCGACGGGATTGA
- a CDS encoding arylsulfatase: MLDTPSLKAESSDRPNIVLILADDMGYSDLGCYGGEIDTPNLDALAQGGVRFSQFYNTAKCHSSRVSLLTGQYCIAAGDTALSHGVTSAEVLGNNNYFTLMAGKWHLRKQPTDFGFQRYFGHLSGACNYFAGDNTFRLNGEPFEVPKDGFYTTVANVDYSLKFLEEARRGDDPWYLYLAFNAPHAPLHALPQDYAKYEGRYDQGWDAVRAQRIAKLKRLGVLPKDLEPSPRPEHVPAWDQLLPWQREYEAKRMATLAAMIDRLDQEVGRLVADLKQHGELENTLILFVSDNGACPYDRTPPRLDIEPTSARRYFGDSTGWSWARNGAFRYYKQNQYEGGISTPAIFHWPAGISLPAGSVVDQPAHLIDVLPTLVEVTESQLPDSWPDRQLRPISGVSLNPVLQGQSLPSRPPLHLLFASDRGLREGDWKLVSFRSGPWELYNLADDRAENHNLAADEPERLQRMVSTWHEMAEQVLHAPAGARRPVKETTGPHQHREWTNFSATEPKNYIGRRRGKKATPVKQGG, encoded by the coding sequence ATCCTCGATACGCCGTCTCTTAAAGCCGAGTCAAGCGATCGTCCAAACATCGTTTTGATACTTGCCGACGACATGGGGTACTCGGATCTTGGTTGCTACGGCGGCGAAATTGACACACCGAACCTGGACGCCTTGGCTCAGGGGGGAGTCCGTTTTTCGCAGTTTTACAACACCGCCAAATGCCATTCCTCGCGGGTCTCGTTGTTGACCGGCCAGTACTGCATCGCGGCGGGCGACACGGCCTTGTCGCACGGCGTAACGTCGGCCGAGGTACTGGGCAACAACAATTACTTCACTCTCATGGCCGGCAAATGGCACCTGCGAAAACAACCGACCGACTTCGGCTTTCAGCGGTACTTCGGCCATCTGAGCGGAGCTTGTAACTACTTTGCCGGCGACAACACCTTTCGGCTCAATGGCGAACCGTTTGAGGTCCCGAAAGACGGCTTCTATACCACCGTGGCCAACGTGGATTACTCGCTGAAGTTTCTCGAGGAAGCTCGCCGCGGTGACGATCCCTGGTACCTCTACCTGGCTTTTAATGCGCCCCACGCGCCCCTGCACGCCTTGCCTCAAGACTACGCCAAATATGAAGGCCGGTACGACCAAGGCTGGGACGCGGTGCGAGCGCAAAGGATCGCAAAACTCAAACGATTGGGCGTGTTGCCGAAGGACTTGGAACCTTCGCCGCGTCCCGAGCATGTTCCCGCTTGGGATCAGTTGCTGCCTTGGCAACGCGAATACGAAGCCAAACGGATGGCCACGCTGGCCGCTATGATCGACCGTTTGGATCAAGAGGTCGGACGTCTGGTGGCGGACTTAAAGCAGCACGGCGAGCTGGAAAACACCTTGATCTTGTTCGTTTCCGATAACGGCGCCTGTCCCTATGACCGCACGCCGCCGCGGCTGGACATCGAACCGACTTCGGCGCGACGCTACTTCGGTGATTCGACTGGCTGGTCATGGGCTCGCAACGGAGCGTTTCGTTATTACAAACAGAATCAATACGAAGGCGGGATCTCCACGCCGGCTATTTTTCACTGGCCGGCCGGAATTTCACTGCCCGCCGGAAGCGTTGTCGATCAACCGGCGCACTTGATCGACGTGCTGCCGACGTTGGTCGAGGTGACTGAATCGCAACTGCCCGACAGCTGGCCCGATCGCCAACTGCGGCCGATCTCCGGTGTGTCGTTAAATCCCGTGTTGCAGGGCCAGTCGCTGCCCAGCCGACCGCCGCTGCACCTGCTGTTCGCCAGCGATCGCGGTCTGCGCGAGGGAGACTGGAAACTGGTCAGTTTCCGCAGCGGCCCGTGGGAGCTGTACAACCTTGCCGACGACCGCGCGGAAAACCATAACTTGGCCGCGGATGAGCCAGAGCGGTTGCAGCGGATGGTGAGCACCTGGCACGAAATGGCCGAACAAGTCCTGCACGCCCCGGCCGGAGCGCGACGTCCGGTAAAAGAAACCACCGGGCCGCATCAGCATCGCGAATGGACCAACTTCTCCGCCACCGAACCGAAGAATTACATCGGCCGGCGACGCGGCAAGAAAGCGACGCCCGTCAAACAGGGTGGTTAA